A single Triticum dicoccoides isolate Atlit2015 ecotype Zavitan chromosome 2A, WEW_v2.0, whole genome shotgun sequence DNA region contains:
- the LOC119356077 gene encoding uncharacterized protein LOC119356077, whose amino-acid sequence MAGYRRTISFPTPKAAAAASGKLAAAYRVRSASLPCRFHPLVLQLDDDVAALRLVLGGQAPSCSAPSVSAAASHIGRVLASLSDLLHHPQAQEPLRRLGMSPLAERLLDDFLRLADAHGSFRQALVALAALQAETRAALRRGDPGRLASAARAQRRAGRDLPRLAAAARAVATRAPTPLPEDLQPETAALGAAIADSTVAVASASAAVFSGVSSLSNAAAAARVEVASTPCWVTAPSRFSAASASDAPRTRHQRVWWVADLVRWMSRAKRRSAGKHNTTNDDDASTSSTLQLRPEARMKPEERARKAAFELHDSLERCIASVDGSGEKVFRALINTRVSLLNILSPTF is encoded by the coding sequence ATGGCCGGGTACCGCCGCACCATCTCGTTCCCGACCccgaaggcggcggcggccgccaGCGGCAAGCTCGCGGCGGCCTACCGCGTCCGCTCCGCCAGCCTCCCCTGCCGCTTCCACCCGCTGGTGCTGCAGCTCGACGACGACGTCGCCGCGCTGCGCCTCGTGCTCGGCGGCCAGGCCCCGTCCTGCTCGGCGCCCTCCGTCTCCGCGGCCGCCTCGCACATCGGCCGGGTGCTGGCCTCGCTCTCGGACCTGCTCCACCACCCGCAGGCGCAGGAGCCGCTGCGCCGCCTCGGCATGTCCCCGCTCGCGGAGCGCCTGCTGGACGACTTCCTCCGCCTCGCCGACGCGCACGGCAGCTTCCGCCAGGCGCTCGTCGCGCTCGCGGCGCTGCAGGCGGAGACGCGCGCCGCGCTGCGCCGCGGCGACCCCGGGCGCCTGGCGTCCGCGGCCCGCGCGCAGCGCCGCGCTGGGCGCGACCTCCCGCGCCTCGCGGCCGCCGCGCGCGCCGTGGCCACCAGGGCCCCCACGCCGCTCCCCGAGGACCTCCAGCCCGAGACCGCGGCCCTCGGCGCGGCGATCGCCGACTCGACCGTCGCCGTGGCGTCCGCCTCCGCGGCCGTCTTCTCCGGCGTCTCCTCCCTCTccaacgcggccgccgccgcccgcgtcgaGGTCGCCTCCACGCCGTGCTGGGTCACCGCGCCCTCAAGATTCTCCGCCGCGTCCGCATCAGACGCGCCAAGAACCAGACACCAGCGCGTGTGGTGGGTGGCGGACCTGGTGCGCTGGATGTCGCGCGCGAAGCGCCGGTCGGCCGGGAAACATAACACCACCAACGACGACGACGCGTCCACCTCGTCCACGTTGCAGCTCCGGCCGGAGGCGCGGATGAAGCCGGAGGAGAGAGCCCGCAAGGCCGCGTTCGAGCTCCACGACAGCCTGGAGCGGTGCATCGCCAGCGTCGACGGCAGCGGCGAGAAGGTGTTCCGGGCGCTGATCAACACCAGAGTCTCCCTGCTCAACATCCTCAGCCCAACCTTCTGA